Proteins from one Saccharomyces eubayanus strain FM1318 chromosome XI, whole genome shotgun sequence genomic window:
- the RPF2 gene encoding rRNA-binding ribosome biosynthesis protein RPF2: protein MIRTVKPKNARAKRALVKREAKLVENVKQALFVPGQTCNKNLHDIMVDLSALKKPDMKRFTRKNDVHPFEDMTPLEFFSEKNDCSLMVLMTSSKKRKNNMTFVRMFGYKVYDMIELMVVDNFKLLSDFKKLTYTVGLKPMFTFQGAAFDTHPVYKQVKSLFMDFFRGETTDLQDVAGLQHVISMTIQGDFQDGEPLPNVLFRVYKLKSYKSDQGGKRLPRIELVEIGPRLDFKIGRIHTPTQDMVIEAHKKARQLEMRAKKNVDMDIMGDKLGRIHMGKQDLGQLQTRKMKGLKPKFDQSAKAEERDGDVDEDYEDEASYSEEGQEYEEEFVSATDIEPSTKRQKK from the coding sequence ATGATTAGAACCGTGAAGCCTAAGAACGCCAGAGCCAAGAGAGCTCTGGTAAAGAGAGAAGCCAAGTTGGTAGAGAATGTCAAGCAGGCGCTTTTCGTTCCAGGCCAAACTTGCAATAAGAACCTGCATGATATCATGGTAGATTTGAGTGCCTTGAAGAAGCCAGATATGAAGAGATTCACCCGTAAGAATGATGTTCATCCATTTGAAGACATGACGCCGTTGGAGTTTTTCAGTGAAAAGAATGACTGTTCATTGATGGTTTTGATGACAAGTTCCAAAAAACGTAAGAACAATATGACATTTGTACGTATGTTCGGCTACAAAGTATACGACATGATTGAATTGATGGTCGTAGATAACTTCAAGTTGCTCTCTGATTTCAAGAAGTTGACATATACTGTAGGGTTAAAGCCAATGTTTACATTCCAAGGTGCTGCATTTGATACACATCCCGTTTATAAGCAGGTTAAATCTTTGTTTATGGATTTCTTTAGAGGCGAAACTACTGACTTGCAAGATGTTGCGGGTTTACAACATGTCATTTCCATGACCATTCAAGGTGACTTCCAAGACGGTGAGCCATTACCAAACGTTCTATTCCGTGTTTACAAATTAAAAAGTTATAAGAGCGACCAAGGTGGTAAGAGATTGCCACGTATTGAATTGGTGGAGATTGGACCTCGTTTGGACTTCAAAATCGGCAGAATCCATACTCCAACTCAAGACATGGTCATTGAAGCTCACAAGAAAGCTAGACAATTAGAGATGAGAGCCAAGAAGAACGTGGACATGGATATCATGGGTGACAAGCTGGGTAGAATCCACATGGGTAAACAAGACTTGGGTCAACTACAAACAAGGAAGATGAAGGGTTTAAAACCCAAATTCGACCAAAGCGCAAAAGCAGAAGAACGCGACGGCGATGTGGACGAGGACTACGAAGATGAAGCGTCGTATTCCGAGGAGGGACAAGAATACGAAGAGGAATTCGTCAGTGCCACCGACATTGAACCATCTACTAAAAGACAGAAGAAATAG